From the genome of Lates calcarifer isolate ASB-BC8 unplaced genomic scaffold, TLL_Latcal_v3 _unitig_5234_quiver_1503, whole genome shotgun sequence, one region includes:
- the LOC108873960 gene encoding E3 ubiquitin-protein ligase TRIM21-like: MSAASNLRSEDQFLCSICLDVFTDPVTTPCGHNYCKNCITEHWDINDRCQCPMCNEVFYTRPQLKINTLFSEMVAQFRQEAQQKASSSSSEQQVAKPGEVSCDVCTGTKLKALKSCLVCLTSYCETHLEPHLTVSGLRRHQLMDPVENLEDRMCTKHDKPLELFCKTDQTCVCMLCSVLDHRTHEFVPLKEEYEGKKAELEKTEAEIQQMIQKRRLKIEEIKHSVKISKDDADREKAEGVQVFTALKESVDRGLNQLIKEMEEKQKTTEKQAEDLITELEQEISELMKRSTEVEQLSLSEDHLHLLQNFPSLKAAPPTKDWTEVRVCPPSYEGTVVRAVAQLEEMLSKEMKKLFEAELKRVQQYAVDVTLDPDTASPWLILSDDEKQVHCGDVRKNLPNNPERFSDRCCVLGKQSFSSGRFYFEVQVKGKTDWTLGVARESINRKGEITLSPQEGNWTIWLRNGNEYKACTDPSVCLSLKSGPEKVGVFVDYEEGLVSFYDVDAAALIYSFTGCSFTEKLYPFYSPYPNDGGKNSAPLIICPVNQTV, encoded by the coding sequence ATGTCTGCTGCCAGCAACCTGAGATCTGAAGATCAGTTTCTGTGCTCCATCTGTCTGGATGTGTTCACTGATCCAGTCACCACACCATGTGGACACAACTACTGTAAAAACTGCATCACTGAACACTGGGATATTAATGACAGGTGCCAGTGTCCCATGTGTAATGAAGTTTTCTACACAAGACCTCAGTTGAAGATCAACACTTTGTTCTCTGAGATGGTTGCTCAGTTCAGACAGGAAGCTCAACagaaagccagcagcagcagctcagaacAACAAGTTGCCAAACCAGGAGAAGTTTCCTGTGACGTCTGCACTGGAACCAAACTGAAGGCCCTGAAGTCCTGCCTGGTGTGTCTGACCTCCTACTGTGAGACTCACCTGGAGCCTCATCTGACAGTGTCAGGCCTGAGAAGACATCAGCTGATGGACCCTGTGGAGAACCTGGAAGACAGGATGTGTACGAAGCACGATAAACCTCTGGAGCTGTTCTGTAAGACCGACCAgacatgtgtctgcatgctctgctctgttttagacCACAGGACACATGAGTTTGTTCCTCTGAAAGAAGAATATGAAGGAAAgaaggcagagctggagaagacaGAGGCTGAAATTCAGCAGATGATCCAGAAGAGACGACTGAAGATTGAGGAGATCAAACACTCAGTCAAGATCAGTAAAgatgatgcagacagagagaaagcagaaggtGTTCAGGTCTTCACTGCTCTGAAGGAGTCTGTTGACAGAGGCCTGAACCAGCTCATAAAGGagatggaagagaaacagaaaaccacagagaaacaggctgaagacttgatcacagagctggaacaggaaatctctgagctgatgaagagaagcactgaggtggagcagctctcactctctgaagaccacctccacctcctccaaaaCTTCCCATCCCTGAAAGCTGCTCCACCCACCAAGGActggacagaggtcagagtctGTCCACCATCATATGAGGGGACTGTGGTGAGAGCTGTGGCTCAGCTGGAGGAGATGCTCAGTAAAGAGATGAAGAAGCTGTTTgaggctgagctgaagaggGTCCAGCAGTATGCAGTGGATGTGACTCTGGATCCTGATACAGCAAGTCCCTGGCTCATCCTGTCTGATGATGAGAAACAAGTTCACTGTGGTGATGTGAGGAAAAATCTCCCAAACAACCCAGAGAGATTTTCTGATCGTTGCTGTGTCTTAGGAAAGCAGAGTTTCTCTTCAGGCAGATTTTACTTTGAGGTTCAGGTTAAAGGAAAGACTGACTGGACTTTAGGAGTGGCCAGAGAGTCGATCAACAGGAAGGGAGAAATCACACTGAGCCCTCAGGAAGGTAACTGGACGATATGGTTGAGAAATGGAAATGAGTACAAAGCTTGTACTGACCCTTCAGTCTGTCTATCTCTAAAGTCTGGTCCTGAGAAGGTGGGGGTGTTTGTGGATTATGAGGAGGGTCTGGTCTCCTTTTATGACGTAGATGCTGCAGCTCTCATCTACTCCTTTACTGGCTGCtccttcactgagaaactctaCCCATTCTACAGTCCTTATCCTAATGATGGTGGTAAaaactctgctcctctgatcatctgtcctgtcaatcaaactgtcTGA
- the LOC108873961 gene encoding ribosomal RNA processing protein 36 homolog: protein MKVKEKQRREVEASKRTRTTSSSDDDDDSDVERNFTLLTERGGRGGAEEGERYQGGEEEEEEEEEEEEEEGSDGDGEEEEEESDDGDEEEEAEGEDEDDGDSEASEEEEEEDEDSEVAGGSSELQTRDDIKKELSNMSFEDIMKLQSKVGTKVYNEVAYGSAKKRETGKKKRLNKNRPMEISAKKPAPFLRQVVPIKKPTLRDPRFDDLSGEYKPEIFDKTYKFINDIKQREKEVIQKQLKRTKKSNQRKEKLQFLLKRMENQERARKSREQQRERELQFKRQQRERANQGARPFFIKKSEKKKLQLAEKYQELKKSGKLESFLSKKRKRNAGKDRRKLPQQQH from the exons ATGAAGGTGAAAGAGAAGCAGCGGAGGGAGGTGGAGGCCTCGAAGAGGACGAGGACGACGAGCAGCAGCGATGATGACGACGACTCTGACGTGGAGAGGAACTTCACTCTgctcacagagagaggaggaagaggaggagctgaggagggagagaggtaccagggaggagaggaggaggaggaggaggaggaggaggaggaggaggaggaagggtctgatggagatggagaagaagaagaggaagaatcagatgatggtgatgaagaggaggaggctgagggagaggatgaagacGATGGGGACAGTGAGgcctcagaggaggaggaggaggaggatgaagactCAGAGGTTGCTGGTGGCAGCAGTGAGCTCCAGACCAGAGACGACATTAAAAAAG AACTGTCCAACATGTCTTTTGAGGACATCATGAAGCTGCAGAGCAAAGTGGGAACCAAAGTTTACAACGAGGTCGCCTACGGCAGCGCCAAGAAACGAGAGACGGGCAAGAAGAAACGGCTGAACAAGAACAG acCGATGGAGATCTCAGCCAAGAAACCAGCTCCGTTCCTCCGTCAGGTCGTCCCCATCAAGAAACCA ACGCTGAGAGATCCTCGATTTGACGACCTGTCCGGAGAATACAAACCTGAGATCTTTGACAAGACGTATAAATTCATCAACGacatcaaacagagagagaaagag gtcaTCCAGAAGCAGCTGAAGAGGACGAAGAAGAGCAACCAGAGGAAGGAGAAGCTGCAGTTCCTTCTGAAGAGGATG GAAAACCAGGAGCGAGCGAGGAAGAGCcgagagcagcagagagagagagagctgcagttcaagaggcagcagagagaacGAGCCAATCAGGGCGCTCGACCGTTCTTCATCAAGAAAT ctgagaagaagaagctgcagctggCTGAGAAATACCAGGAGCTGAAGAAGAGCGGCAAACTGGAGAGCTTCCTGagcaagaagaggaagaggaacgCCGGGAAGGACCGCAGGAAGCtgccgcagcagcagcactag